The following proteins are co-located in the Seriola aureovittata isolate HTS-2021-v1 ecotype China chromosome 7, ASM2101889v1, whole genome shotgun sequence genome:
- the LOC130171710 gene encoding potassium voltage-gated channel subfamily S member 2-like, whose product MTGHVLREPAGGVHMDDNAAIRINVGGFKKRLQSDTLSRFPETRLARLLRCQSKESILELCDDYDDTEKEFYFDRNPALFPYVLNFYNTGRLHVMAELCIFSFSQEIEYWGINEFFIDSCCSSAYHCRKMDQDREDWDERSDEGSTTSSFDELLEFYNDATKFDKQLLGSARRRIWLMLDNPGYSVASRIISILSILVVLGSIATMCMNSMSEFSLLDSEGQPGEDPRFETVEHIGIGWFTLELVARFVVAPDLLHFFEHPLNVIDLVSILPFYLTLLINLVVESSPALANLGRVAQVLRLMRIFRILKLARHSTGLRSLGATLRNSYKEVGLLLLYLAVGVSFFSVMAYTVEKEDSEDLSTIPACWWWATVSMTTVGYGDVVPVSIAGKLTASACILAGILVVVLPITLIFNKFSLFYKRQKQLEIAMRSCDFDEEIKEVPSVNLRNYYAHKVKSLMASLSNMSRSSPSEHSLNESIH is encoded by the coding sequence ATGACAGGTCACGTCCTGAGGGAACCGGCCGGCGGGGTTCACATGGATGACAACGCGGCCATCCGCATCAACGTGGGCGGCTTCAAGAAGCGTCTCCAGTCCGATACTCTCTCCCGGTTCCCCGAGACGAGGCTTGCGCGTCTACTCCGCTGTCAGTCCAAAGAGTCCATCCTGGAGCTGTGCGACGACTACGACGACACAGAGAAGGAGTTTTACTTCGACAGAAACCCCGCTCTCTTCCCCTACGTGTTGAATTTCTACAACACAGGGCGGCTGCATGTCATGGCCGAGCTGTGCATCTTCTCCTTCAGCCAGGAGATCGAGTACTGGGGCATCAACGAGTTCTTCATCgactcctgctgcagcagcgccTACCACTGTAGGAAAATGGACCAGGATCGGGAGGACTGGGATGAGCGGAGCGACGAGGGCAGCACCACCTCATCCTTTGACGAGCTGTTGGAGTTCTACAACGACGCCACCAAGTTCGACAAACAGCTGCTCGGGAGCGCACGGAGGCGCATCTGGCTAATGCTGGATAACCCCGGCTACTCCGTGGCCAGCCGCATCATCAGCATCCTCTCCATCCTGGTGGTGCTTGGCTCCATCGCTACTATGTGCATGAACAGCATGAGCGAGTTCAGCCTGCTGGACAGCGAGGGGCAACCCGGAGAGGACCCCCGTTTCGAGACTGTGGAGCACATTGGCATCGGCTGGTTCACTCTGGAGCTGGTCGCCAGGTTCGTAGTGGCGCCAGATCTCCTGCATTTCTTCGAGCACCCGTTAAACGTTATAGACCTGGTGTCCATACTTCCGTTTTACCTGACGCTCCTTATAAACCTGGTGGTGGAGAGCAGCCCGGCGCTGGCCAACCTGGGACGCGTTGCGCAAGtgctgaggctgatgaggatTTTCCGCATTCTGAAACTGGCCCGTCACTCCACGGGGCTGCGCTCCCTGGGGGCCACCCTCAGGAACAGCTACAAAGAAGTGGGCCTGCTGCTTCTCTACCTGGCGGTCGGGGTATCGTTTTTCTCCGTCATGGCCTACACGGTGGAGAAAGAGGACAGCGAGGATCTCTCCACCATCCCGGCGTGCTGGTGGTGGGCCACCGTCAGCATGACCACCGTCGGGTACGGAGACGTGGTTCCGGTGTCCATAGCGGGCAAGCTGACCGCCTCGGCGTGTATCCTGGCAGGGATCTTAGTAGTTGTGCTTCCGATTACTCTTATTTTCAATAAATTCTCCCTCTTCTATAAGAGACAAAAGCAGCTGGAGATAGCGATGAGAAGCTGTGATTTCGACGAGGAGATAAAAGAGGTGCCCTCGGTCAACCTGCGGAACTATTACGCACACAAAGTCAAATCCCTCATGGCGAGCTTATCAAACATGAGTCGGAGTTCACCCAGTGAGCACAGTCTGAACGAATCAATACACTGA